TCGGCAAGTTTCGAAAGATCAATCAGGCTCTGCCCGAAGCACTGTCCGGGATATTCTCCGGGCTGGAATAAAAAAAAGAATTCCTTGAGTGAAAGGCTTTCCCTGCAGGCTTCCACCACCTGCCGCATGGAATCCTGAAAATTTCTGGAAAATGACAGGGCATCAGCTATGTAATAGAACAGCTTGAGCAGTTCGTTTCTCTTCAGGCGGCTCAAAAGCTTGGAAAGAGATGAAAAGCAGAGCTCCAGGAGCTCCCGTTTCAATCTCAATACTTCGTAATCGATTCCCGCTATCTCATGGTTCAGGGAAAAAACACCCTGGAAAACAAAGGGGGAAACATTTCTCAGATTTATTCCGAGCAACTGATTGTCACTAAAATCAGCAGGGAGAAGTTCATCAAATTCATCCCTGGCAATGGGGAAAAAGGTCCTGCCTTTCATCCGCTCCACCAAGGTTTCCAGGGGTTCCTGAGCCATCCCGGGAAAATTCACGTTTTTCACCAGCGGTTCGCCTGAAAAGTTGACAAAGACAAAAAATCCCTGGTTGATTTCAGGCATTTCCGACATGAACTCGCAGGCCGTGTCCAGCAGTTGTTCCAGGATTATGATTGGGGAAAAGTTGAAGATTTTCTCGAAATCCCCGTAACGGAAGTTTTCCTGAAGTTCCTCCAGGCATTCTTCGGCCTCCCGCGCCAGCGAGAGGAACTGGAACGTCAGCAGGACAGGCCTGATTTCGATGCCTGAACCGGACTCGTTCCAGAATTCGAGCTGCTTCCCCGGTTCTCTCAGAGAGATGCAGGCCAGGCCTGCGTTGGCAGGCCCATACCCGGCAGTATTGATGCCGCGAGTCTTCAATTCATCCTGGAGGTTCCTCAGCAGTTCGTCTGACGAAAGTCCGGAATGAAAAAGGGAGAGGAGCTTCTGGGTGATCCGCAGGAAAAAAAGCTCCTGGTTGAAGGCTTCGCCTTTAAGATGATCGGTCCGTTCTAAGGAAAAGAAGACGTCTTTCAAGGTCGTTATTTTGCGTTCAGGTCTTTCAGATACTTGAAGAGCTCGCTGTCTGAGCCGAACAGCATCACATCATCAGTGGAAAAGAAATTCTCGTAAGCCTGCATGGTCCGGTAGAACCCATAAAATTCCGGATCTTTGGAAAAGGCTTCAGCGTAAATTCCCATGGCCTGGGCTTCACCTGTTCCCCTGAGGCTCGTAGCTTCCTGCTTGGCCTTGGACAGAATGATCTGCACCTGCTTGTCGGTTTCTGCCCTGATCATGGTGGCTGCCTTCTGGCCTTCAGCGCGATATTGCTTGGCCTGCTTCTGCCGCTCGGCCTGCATCCGCTCGAAAATCGACTTTTCATTTTCCTGGGGAAGTTCAGCCCGTCTGATCCTCACGTCCACGATCCTCACACCGAACTGGGCCAGAGTTTTTTCGTTGGCGAATTTAGCTACCTCATCCATGATAGACGCCCGCTTGGGTGAAACGATCTCGTCCAGCTTGTAATTTCCAAGGCGCTCCCTCAAAGTGGAATAGATGATGTCGTCCAGTCGCAGCAGGGCCTGGTATTCGGACCCCATCGACTGGTAAAAAAGGCTGAGATTCTCGATCTTCCACTTGGCATAATTGTCGATCACCATGGTCTTCTTATCTGCGGTGATCACCTCTTTGGGGGAGGAATCATAATCCAGCAGCCGTTTGTCATAAAAATATGTAATGTCGATAAAAGGGATTTTGAAATAAAGACCTGGGTTCTTCAATTGCCGCACCACTTCTCCCAGCCGCGCCACAATCACCTGCTCTCTCTG
The window above is part of the Candidatus Wallbacteria bacterium genome. Proteins encoded here:
- a CDS encoding ATP-binding protein gives rise to the protein MKDVFFSLERTDHLKGEAFNQELFFLRITQKLLSLFHSGLSSDELLRNLQDELKTRGINTAGYGPANAGLACISLREPGKQLEFWNESGSGIEIRPVLLTFQFLSLAREAEECLEELQENFRYGDFEKIFNFSPIIILEQLLDTACEFMSEMPEINQGFFVFVNFSGEPLVKNVNFPGMAQEPLETLVERMKGRTFFPIARDEFDELLPADFSDNQLLGINLRNVSPFVFQGVFSLNHEIAGIDYEVLRLKRELLELCFSSLSKLLSRLKRNELLKLFYYIADALSFSRNFQDSMRQVVEACRESLSLKEFFFLFQPGEYPGQCFGQSLIDLSKLADNIAWDRMKNVLTMSSIIRDYTPFSEEERQVLKRLYFFPLTLRGQVQGIAVFSRHPEHLGFSMEDVELVKMVFLIITQNVLFHFQSARIGELNRLASLGQMAATIAHEVRNPLGGISLLATYLEGSLSDPSQKKMSGDIKNAVRSVDTLITDFLNFSRSETLNLGYFALRGLVEEVLGTLLLEFKQKGISIQKRFVEMPQLQIDGEKVKQVLLNILLNALEACPAGGCVTVETGIGTEAFFEVRNDGEQIPEERLSKIFEPFFTTKTRGSGLGLAVSRKIVELHAGRIDARNLGNGVAFRVFLPLERKSKP
- the hflC gene encoding protease modulator HflC, which encodes MNRIIIYGSLLLILAFLKGSMYIVDQREQVIVARLGEVVRQLKNPGLYFKIPFIDITYFYDKRLLDYDSSPKEVITADKKTMVIDNYAKWKIENLSLFYQSMGSEYQALLRLDDIIYSTLRERLGNYKLDEIVSPKRASIMDEVAKFANEKTLAQFGVRIVDVRIRRAELPQENEKSIFERMQAERQKQAKQYRAEGQKAATMIRAETDKQVQIILSKAKQEATSLRGTGEAQAMGIYAEAFSKDPEFYGFYRTMQAYENFFSTDDVMLFGSDSELFKYLKDLNAK